A genomic segment from Dermacentor silvarum isolate Dsil-2018 chromosome 11, BIME_Dsil_1.4, whole genome shotgun sequence encodes:
- the LOC125941654 gene encoding neprilysin-1-like: protein MFSSCAIVQSSQLCFCKACIWRMRSGKQSPDFSLLPYAFAFPYFEEGATRALNYAGVASYMAEALSLLFLDAYDNEAESAAALTEHFECMEGDVPDVLGRKNWARRMEPVSLQVALDAYHSAGGADTAAGDHRLEGLEFLSQEQLFFAAACFTRCAGSGTFSARSGQARCDAAFRHVDDFAAAFSCPEGSPLNPATRCHIL, encoded by the exons ATGTTTTCTAGCTGCGCGATCGTACAGAGTTCGCAATTGTGCTTTTGCAAAGCCTGCAtttggcgcatgcgcagtggaaAACAGTCGCCGGACTTCTCCCTGCTGCCGTACGCGTTCGCCTTCCCATACTTCGAAGAGGGGGCAACGCGTGCTCTCAACTACGCCGGCGTGGCCAGCTACATGGCGGAGGCGCTGAGCCTGCTCTTCCTCGACGCCTACGACAACGAAGCCGAGAGCGCAGCCGCACTCACGGAACACTTCGAGTGCATGGAGGGCGACGTGCCGGACGTG CTCGGCCGGAAGAACTGGGCTCGCCGCATGGAGCCCGTCTCCCTGCAGGTGGCGCTGGACGCCTACCACTCGGCGGGCGGCGCGGACACCGCGGCCGGCGACCATCGGCTGGAGGGCCTCGAGTTCCTCTCGCAAGAACAGCTGTTCTTCGCGGCCGCATGCTTCACCCGTTGTGCCGGCAGCGGCACTTTCTCGGCACGCAGCGGTCAAGCACGATGCGACGCCGCCTTTAGACACGTCGACGATTTCGCCGCCGCGTTCAGCTGCCCCGAAGGGTCGCCACTCAATCCGGCGACGAGATGCCACATCCTCTGA